In Zingiber officinale cultivar Zhangliang chromosome 1A, Zo_v1.1, whole genome shotgun sequence, the DNA window GTCGTGTAGTGACCCACCGACTTGAAGGGAGAACCTCTGGCTGATCGATCTGCCCAGACCAACATATCCTGACCTGTAAGTCTTGGTCTGTGAATTCTGCCCTGCATAGCCTGACCTGTAAGTCTCGACCTGTAACTCCCAACCTGCCTGGTCTGACCTGTAAATCCCTACCTGCCTGGCCTGACCTGTAAGTCTCGGTCTGCAAATCCTGATCTGTAAGTCTCTGTCTACAAAGCCTGACCTGCATAGCCTGCCCCAGAAAGTCTTGATCTGTAAATTCTGACATGCATATCCTGACCTAGAAAGTCCGGCTCTGTAAATCCTGACCGGAATAGTTACTTCCCCTTCTTCCTTATTCCTGATGTTATTCTCCCAGCCTTTCGACTAAAGCAATTCAACTAGCGCGCTCATTTATACTCCAGACTTGGATCTCTTACTCGAACAACCTTTTTGAGCCCCTGACCTAGAACTCCCGACCGAGCATTCAAAGTAAGCTTCTGACCTGGAACTCCCGACCGAGCATTCAAAGTAAGCTTCTAACCTGAGCCTTTTATCCGTGTAACCTACCTTAACTCCTGACCTGGAACTCCAGACCCCTTGTTAGATGGGTCATAGCCCCCATGACTCAATACTCCGTCTTCTTGACTTCTGACGGTCGCGCCCCCTCGACTTCTGActaccacgtccccttgacttctgactgccacatcctcttgacttctgactgccatgtTTCCTTGACCAGGTCATacctttatgcaccgtatcaacaataatccttgaaaaatgttccagtagaatattctctgacatataGTTGTTATTATGATAGATTGTCATGATTCTCTAATTACTGTCTGCTGAGTATATCTCAGTCGGCTTAAAAGGTCGACCGTCTTTAAGTTTGTTAGTGCATTAAGCTGCTCGATTATATGCTGGGTGGTGGTGGAAATCTGTTTGGGCAGCAATATAATAAACAGAGCCTACTAAAAACCCATCCGGtaaataacatgaaactaagtacCCTAGTCTAGCCGGCTTTGTAGCCGATCGACCATATAATGGATTACTTCTCATAGAACCTTAAATTGATCATCTGTACACTAACGGGTATGAAGTAAACTTGAGGTTTGGAAGTCCGACCGAGTTTATAAAGAGTTGCTTGACACCCGTGCGCAGAAGAGATGAATATGTTTGAGATGTATGGGTCCATCCGACCAAATCATCGGTCGAATGCGAATGGAGGCCTTCTATCCCGTGTGGAGACCCATAAGGTTAACCAGTAATAGAGTCGATCGGGTGTACACAGATCAGAGTAGGGAGTTTGACCTTTACCTCGACCGAAACAATAATCGATTGAATGTGAGGTGGGTCGAATATCTCTTAAATAAGTCGGCTATTGAATGACCGGACATGCTAGCTTCCCAATTCAAGAGTAAAACACTAAACCTCTTATGTTTGATCGGCTTAAGGATTAATTGGCCCTCTTCCGAATGACTTAGTAATTTGGTTGAGTTGGTACTTAAAGCCTTAACACTGGACGAATAACAAAACTGATAAAGAATGGTCTCTTTCATATTGTATATAATACATGActtcttaaaaatattctttgCAATAATTACTCTTCTCTTTGTTTTATTTGATCTTATTCCCATATTTAGGTACATAATAGGTCCCTTCGTGTTCTTATCGAGCAAGGGTAATTATAGATAATGTATAATCCATGTTCTAAGCAATCACATGTTGGTCATGAGCAACAGATTCTTGATCGTTTCCATTCTCGTCACTGCATCTGCCATGGTGATCCGCTCCGCAGGCGACGCCTTAGCACAGCAAAGACCAACCATGAGCACCGACTCCAAGCACTGCTTTATCCTTCCGTTCGCCTGCTTCCCAACCACGAAGTTCAACGCCACTTCTTCACCCCCTTCACAGAACATCGCCGGATCCGCCACGCCTCCGGTGACGTCAACTCCGGCGGCGAGCTTTCTCTCTACATACTTCTGCAGTGTAAACCCGTCCTTGAACTCCTCGTCCGTCGGCCGCCTCCCGGTGAACAACTCCAGCAGTAGTATCCCGTAGCTGTATACATCTGCCTGCGTTGATATCAGCCCGCCCATCCCGTACTCTGCAACTAAAAAAATTAACATCTCGTGGGAATTTGATCGGCCAAATTACACGCTCTTTGGATCATACATCACCTGGAGCCATGTAGCCGATGGAGCCTTTAATGGCGGCGGAAGAAGATTGGTAAACGCTGGAGCTTCTCGAGAGGAACCTGGCGATGCCGAAATCCCCGACGCGAGCGGTCATGTTGGCGTCGAGAAGCACGTTGCTGGGTTTCAAGTCGCAGTGGATAATCGGCGAGTCGTAGTGGTCGTGGAGATAGTTCAAGGCCGCGCCGACGTCGATAGCGACGTTGAGCCTATGCACGAGGCCGAACATCTTGGTGCTGTGGAACTTCCTGTCGCTCGGCTCAGGGTGCAACCAGTTCTCCAAGCTCCCGTTCGGCATGAACTCGAACAGAATAGCTCTGAATTCGTTGCCCATGGAGTCGATGCTGACGCAGGCGGTAAGCATCTTGACGAGGTTCCGATGGCGGATGTTGCGAAGCGCTTCGCACTCCGCGATGAAGGCCTTGAAGGCTCCGCGGTGCTCGAGGTCGAGCACCTTGACTGCGATTTGCTCGTCGCCGAGGGAGCCTCTGTACACCGAGCCGTAGCTTCCGACGCCAATCAAGTTCTCCGGGGAGAAGTCGTCGGTAGCCTTCAGCAAATCCGTGTAAGACACTTTTGTGTGAACTTGATCAATATTCCGATCACTCGGAACCATGGAATTTCTGTTAATCCGCCGCCGTCGTTCCACCACGTAGAAAGCAGTAAAGAGAGCAATACACAAGAACAGAGCAGTCACCGGCAGTGCAATTGCGAGCGCGAGCCGCCaattcttcttggatttgtgtgtTGGGCAGGAAGGCAGATGCAAACTCGCGATGCCGCCGCAGATTCCTCTGTTTCCCTCGACGTCAAACTCGCTAGAATTAAGGAATAATCCTTGACTTGGCATCTCACCGGAGAAAGAATTGTAGGAAAGATTGAGATTCTCCATGTCTGGGTAATTTCCTAGGAACTCTGGAATTGGACCGGACAGGTTATTGTGCGAGAGGTCCAAGTCTATGAGGCCCTTCAAGTCGGCGAGCGAGCGAGGAATGGTCCCTTCGAAGAAATTCCTGCTCAAATTGAGATATTCCAGAACTTGGCATTCTCCAATTGTGCTCGGAATGCGTCCGGAAAGGCTGTTGTTGTAGAAGGACAAGTACTGAAGGTTGCGCAAATTGCCGATCTCCTGCGGTAGCGGCCCGCTCAGGTAGTTGTTGGACATGTCGACGAAGTTCGACAGTGCTTCGATGCTTAGAACCTCATGCGGAATTGAGCCGGTGAGCTGGTTGTTCGATAGGTCCAAAATATTTAGATTCTGGCACTTCCCGAGCTCCGCCGGTATCGTGCTTGTCAAGAAATTTCCGTTGAGGAAGAGCTCGTTGAGCCGAATCAAGTCGCCGAGCGCCGGCGGGATGGTGCCGGTAAACTTGTTGTCGTACAAGATCAATGATTCCAATTCGATGAGCTCACCGAGGAAGTCGGGGATGGGGCCGGTGAACTGGTTCTCGTTCAAACCCAGTGTCACCAGGTTAGTGAACCTCCTGATCGTGGCCGGAAAGTTTCCGGAGATGCGGTTCCGGCCGAGGGTGAGGCTATTGAGACTCCGGGAGAGGTTGGCAAAGGAAGCTGGGAGCTCGCCGGCGAGTTGGTTCTCCATGAGGTTGAGGTCCTCCAGCTGCGTGCAGTTCGACAGGGAGGCGATGAAGTCCCAGTCTCCAGGGGCGGCTGCCACGAGCTGGTTTGTACCGAGGGATAGCTGCTTCAAATTAGGCAATTTGCTTCCCAGATTTCGCGGTATCTTCCCGCTGAAATTGTTGCTGCTGATGTCGAGTTGCTCGAGAAGCACGGCGTTATTCAGCGACGCCGGAATCGGGCCCTCGAGTTGGTTGTAGGCCAAACCGAGCCCCCTCAGGTTTGGCAAAGCGTCGCCGATGTCATCCGGCAGCGTGCCCTTTAAGTTGTTGAAGGCCATGCTCAAAGTATCCAAGTTACTGATTCTGAAGAGGGACTGGGGAATGTTGCCGCTGAGGTTATTGCTCGACACCTGCAAGAAAGAGAGCGTCTTGAGATTGCCTAAATCCTCCGGTAGTCTGCCTTCGAGGTGGTTGTACGCCAAGTCGAGGATTCGGAGCAAAGAGAGATTAGTGATGGAAGGAGGGATTTTCCCGGTAAGGTCGTTGGTGGAGAGGCTGATGTAGGTGAGATTTACCAGTCCCCCGATAGAATCGGGGATACCTCCGGTTAGATTGTTGTTGCTGAGGACGAGCTCCTTAAGGTGGAGCATTCTTTCCAGCGGAAGGATTTCCCCGGAGAGTGAGTTGTTTGAGAGGTCAAGGAACCAGAGATTCGTCAGATTTCTCATCGCCGACGGGATGGTTCCGGTGAATTGGTTGTTGGAGAGGCACAGCATGCCTACGGAATAGAGGTTCGCGAACGACGTCGGGATTCCGCCGTTGAGCTGGTTGAAGGAGAGGTCGAGGTAGGAAACATTTAAGAGGTCGCCAAGAGATGAAGGGATCTCGCCGGTGAGCTTATTGTATGAGAGATCGAGTGTTCTGAGAGAGACAATCCTCCCCAGCGACAGGGGAATCCCTCCTGTGAGACGGTTGCCGGCGAGGCTGAGCAGGCGTAGATTGGGATGGGGATTGGAGCCGAACTGGACGGGAATGGCGCCGGAGAGGAAATTGGCACTGAGGTCGAGAAGAGTGAGGTTGAAGCAGAGATCCAAGCTCGCCGGCAGGGTGCCGTTCAATTCGTTGTAGCTCAGGTTGAGTTGGCTCAGCCCGGCCAGTCGGCCTAGCTCCGGTGGGATTTCACCGTACATGGTGTTGTTGGGGAGGAGCAAGGAGGAGAGGTAGGTGAGGTTGGCGACGGCGGGGGAGATGATTCCTTTGATGCCGACGGCGGTGAGGTCGATGGAGGAGACGCGGCCAGGGTGGGCGGCGTCGGCGCATGCAACGCCCGGCCAGCGGCAGAAGTTCAGCGTGGCGTTCCACGGCCGGAGGAAGCCGCGGGGGTCATGGGATATGGCAGCGCGGAATTCGAGCAGGGCGGCGCGGTCTGCTTCCGGTCCGGTTGCGTCGGTGGCGGAGTGGCAAGTGAGGAGACAGAGTAGGAGCAAAGCAAGAACCGGCATGAGCTCCATGCGCGCAGTGCCGAATGCAACGAAGAATTCAGTGGATGAGCTGCAAGTGAGACTTCGGAGGACTGACTAAATAGAAACTAGTGTTGGAAATTTTGCAACGTCAGCGGTGGGACTTAATTAATCATCGGCTAACGGAAAACTTCCGTAAAACTATATTAATCATCCAAAACTACTCAGCCTAACtaaatttatcttataattatcaTATTATATTAAGTGAACTTTACCATGATAGTAAAAACATGGACTTCATATTAAAATggacataaaataaaaaaaacggaAATGACAGTGTTTAAATGACAATCGAAACCAAGTCTACTTCATATTAACACTTCGCTCATTGGCGTTGTGTGGGAATAGTTGACAAGTCAACCTAAATGGCAATTAATGGGAACCCTCCAAGGAAAAAAAGTCAAATTAGGAGTCAAACAACATTAAACACCACGAGTTCAATCAAACAGATTCGTTGTAATTTTCCAACACGATGTGGGAGAACAGTCTGTGATCAGTTTCAAACTTAAGAAAGGCAAAATAATGAGGCCGTGACTTCACATTTTGCGCGTGCCAGGGAAATACACGGCTAGACGACTTGACTGTTGACCCACAAAAGTTGGGCCCACGTTTAATTAATTTCatctagttaattttgaaaatagataATTTTTCCACTTAGCAAATAAATTTGGAGCACTGGGCTAAtgcaatatttattttaatatataaataggatgtcaatattttattataaatattaaaCTGGTAAATACAgatattatatttgatattagCCAATAAATTgagaattttttaatattattaaaattatcaattttaaaatgtgAAACTAAAAAGAATCATGATaatacatattttttatataaaaataataataataaattactaataaattttaaattatttttaatattaaaaaaaatagatattaactttaatttaatttttgacatcatcaaaattaattaataaaggaTTAGATCAGTAAAATATTAGAAATATCTATCTTTTAATTATCCAAAatgtatttaaatttaattatcaaaTATCAGATATGATGATATAAATCGATTAAATATATGTAGCTACTTAATCATTAAATACGCATTGATAGAAAGAGggaaatttataaagtttatttttattcatttcattgagtcaatttttcCTCAATAACAAGAAATGGAAAATGgacataaaagaaaaaaaaaagaaaagggtaATATGCAAACCATACAAGTTAACCTTTTATTTGAATCGTAGAGCAAGTCGACCAACATAA includes these proteins:
- the LOC122015575 gene encoding receptor kinase-like protein Xa21, with protein sequence MELMPVLALLLLCLLTCHSATDATGPEADRAALLEFRAAISHDPRGFLRPWNATLNFCRWPGVACADAAHPGRVSSIDLTAVGIKGIISPAVANLTYLSSLLLPNNTMYGEIPPELGRLAGLSQLNLSYNELNGTLPASLDLCFNLTLLDLSANFLSGAIPVQFGSNPHPNLRLLSLAGNRLTGGIPLSLGRIVSLRTLDLSYNKLTGEIPSSLGDLLNVSYLDLSFNQLNGGIPTSFANLYSVGMLCLSNNQFTGTIPSAMRNLTNLWFLDLSNNSLSGEILPLERMLHLKELVLSNNNLTGGIPDSIGGLVNLTYISLSTNDLTGKIPPSITNLSLLRILDLAYNHLEGRLPEDLGNLKTLSFLQVSSNNLSGNIPQSLFRISNLDTLSMAFNNLKGTLPDDIGDALPNLRGLGLAYNQLEGPIPASLNNAVLLEQLDISSNNFSGKIPRNLGSKLPNLKQLSLGTNQLVAAAPGDWDFIASLSNCTQLEDLNLMENQLAGELPASFANLSRSLNSLTLGRNRISGNFPATIRRFTNLVTLGLNENQFTGPIPDFLGELIELESLILYDNKFTGTIPPALGDLIRLNELFLNGNFLTSTIPAELGKCQNLNILDLSNNQLTGSIPHEVLSIEALSNFVDMSNNYLSGPLPQEIGNLRNLQYLSFYNNSLSGRIPSTIGECQVLEYLNLSRNFFEGTIPRSLADLKGLIDLDLSHNNLSGPIPEFLGNYPDMENLNLSYNSFSGEMPSQGLFLNSSEFDVEGNRGICGGIASLHLPSCPTHKSKKNWRLALAIALPVTALFLCIALFTAFYVVERRRRINRNSMVPSDRNIDQVHTKVSYTDLLKATDDFSPENLIGVGSYGSVYRGSLGDEQIAVKVLDLEHRGAFKAFIAECEALRNIRHRNLVKMLTACVSIDSMGNEFRAILFEFMPNGSLENWLHPEPSDRKFHSTKMFGLVHRLNVAIDVGAALNYLHDHYDSPIIHCDLKPSNVLLDANMTARVGDFGIARFLSRSSSVYQSSSAAIKGSIGYMAPEYGMGGLISTQADVYSYGILLLELFTGRRPTDEEFKDGFTLQKYVERKLAAGVDVTGGVADPAMFCEGGEEVALNFVVGKQANGRIKQCLESVLMVGLCCAKASPAERITMADAVTRMETIKNLLLMTNM